The genomic window CGTATGGTCGCGGGTGAGTTGCCACAGCGCTTCCGGCCCGCCCCAGCCGTCAGGGCCGCCCTCGGCGGAGAGCAGCACCGGCAACTTGGCGGCGAGCAACCGGCGCACGAACGGCTGAAAGCTGGGGCTGTTCAGCAGTTCCAGCGGGGTGCGCCCGCGTGTGTGCGACAAGGTCAGCAGCGGGCAGGCCTGCGTGCGGCACCCCGGCGGCACCAGCAGCACGCCGTCTTCCGGTAGGAGGTAAACGCTCTGCCCGGCAAAGGCGCTGAGGGTCGTGGGGGTCAGTGCCGGAGCAGACAGCGCCGAAGACGGCAGTCCGTTCATGGCCGCCGCGCCGCTGAGCGTAAGGCCCAAGAGAAGAGTAAAAAGCCGTGAACGCATCGGCCCTATCTTAGCGGGCAAAACCTGAGCGGTTGGGGACTTACCAGTTGAAAACCCAGTGGTGAGAAAATCAGCGGCCGAAGAACAGTCCACTCAGCCTTAAGCGGGCCAGCAGCTTGGCAATCCCGAACGGCAGCGCCAGCGACATCAGCACCATCAGCGCGAACATCGGCAGCGCGGGTGCAGCGCCCAGTCCGGCGACGCCTTCGGTGGGCAAGAGACTCTCCAGACCTTCCAGAATCGCCGGGTGAATCAGGTAAATCTGGAGCGAAAAGCCGCCCAGCACCCCCACCCATTTCAAGCGCCCACGCCGCCACAAGCTGTAGCCTGCGCCAAGCACCACCAGCGCCATTGGGGTGGTGTAAGCCCAACCCGAGGCGCTGTAGAGCCAGGGGTTGATCCGTGCTCCGTCCAAAAAGGCCAGCGCCAGCGGCAAGTGCAGGGCCAGCGCGGCGGCGGTAAAGAGCAACACGCGGCTGCGGCGCAGTGTCCACCAGTCCTGAAATTCATTCCAGCGTGCGCCCACCGCCGTCCCCAAAATCACCGGAGCCAAGTACCACAGCGCCGTGGACGCCGGATACAGCAGATGCAGGGCGTATTTGTTGAGCCAGTAGATGCCGACTTGCACCGCCAATCCCAGCCCCAGCGCTGCCGAGATTCGCAGGCGGCCTCGGGCCAGCGGCAGCAAAAAGGGCAGCACCACATAGGATTCGAGCGCCACCAGCAAAAAGTACAAATGGTAATTGCCTTTGCCGTAGCCCAGCCAGAGTTGCCACTTCCCCGGCTTCAGTAAATCGTCCCAGGGTCGGTCGCCGAGCCAAGCGCTCCACAGCAAGTACAGCACCGTCCACAGCAAATACGGCCAAGCGCCGCGCACGATCCGCCGCCAGAAGTAGCGCCCGAAGTTGGGCGACTTGAGCAGGCTGCGGGTCAGCACCGCCGCCGATAAAAAGAGGAATCCGGGAACGGCGAAATGCAGCACCCGGTTGAGCACAGTCAAAAACAGCAGCGCCGCCGAGCCGTCTGCCGCGTAATCGCGGGCCGCGCCGGAAGAATGGTGCAAGACCACTTCCAAAATCGCCAGGCCCCGAAAATAATCCACCGGGGTCAGGGCAGTTCGGGCTTGCTCCAGTGGCTGCTCGGTACTGGGGAGGGGAGTGAGGTCGGGCGCAGACATGGTTAGCGCAGCATTGTGTCACGAATGAGCGGGCGCGGGCGAGGCTTGGGCCACCTTCTGGTGAGAACCGGCGCAGCCAATGCCTCGGGGGAAGCGGGCCACTTGCCGCTGTGCTCGGAGCGGATTTGTTCTCTGTACCCGCTTCTTTTAGGTGATCGTGCCCATACAAAAAGTGAGCTTTTATCCAGTAGGCCCACTTCACCCCGGCGGGTTATTCCCAGTAGTCGTGGGGTCGCCCGTCTTCAGGCAGCTCGGCGTCCAGCGGCACTTGATCGGCCCACACCGTCATCTGGGTCAGCCTTGCCGCGCCGAAGGTGGTGGTAAAGGCCACGTCCGCCGCGTCGCGCCCGGTGGCGATCAGGATGCGGCCAATCCGGGGCTTGTTGTGACGGGCATCAAAGGTGCGCCACTGGCCGCCCAAGTACGCTTCAAACCAAGCGTGAAAGTCCATTGGTACGCCGTCGGGCGGGATGCCGATGTCGCCGAGGTAGCCGCAGGCGTAGCGGGCGGGAATATTGAGCGCCCGGCAAAAAGCCACGCCCATGTGCGCGAAGTCGCGGCACACCGCTTTGCCCGAAGCGTAAGCCTGCTGGGCCGTGGTGGTGGAGTTGCTGCCCACGCCGTACATGCAGCTTCCGTAGAGGTGATCGGAAATGGCCTGCACCTGCGCCCAGCCGCCCTGAATATGCCCAAACCGCTCCCAGGCTTCGGCGGCCAGCAGATCGGAATCTGCATACCGGCTCGGCAGCAAAAAGCGCAAGGTGTCGTCGGGCAAGTCTTCCACCAGCGTTTTGGGCAAATCAGGAAACTGAGGATCGGGCCGACCTGAGACTTCGGCCATCACGTCGTGGCTGATGGTCAAGGTGCCGGGCTGGGCCAGCATGCGCCAGATCACGTTGCCGTGCGCGTCAAAATAGCGGTGCAGATGGGTCACGCCCGCTCCCGGCTCAATCAAGCGGCGCGACTCCAACAGCCGCTGGCCGGGGCGCTCCTGCGGTTCGACCACAAACAGCATCGGAGTGGGAAACGGCACGTCGAACGTGAGTGAAAAGCCCACGCGAACGCGGATAATCTCGGTCAGGGGTAGAGCTGGCGCGGGCGCAGACATGCTCTATCTTCTCACACGATTGCCGAAAAAAGATGGGGTGAGGTCTGCCGAATTCTTGAGAAAGCTAGGCAGGTTCAGGTGGGGCGGCTCAGATGCTATTGGCCCAATTCCAAAGCTCCCTTGCTGTCCTTCCCATACCCCGCAGCCCCCTTGCGATTACCCTAAATCCATGAACCGCCCACCCAACCGTCTGGCCCAAGAATCCAGCCCTTATCTGCGCCAGCACCAAGACAATCCGGTGGACTGGTATCCGTGGGGCGAGGAAGCCTTCGCCGCCGCCCGTGAGCGCGACGTGCCGCTGCTGCTGAGCGTGGGTTACTCGACTTGCCACTGGTGCCACGTGATGGCGCACGAGAGCTTTGAAAACGAGCAGATCGCCGAGTTTATGAACGCGCATTTCGTGAATATCAAAATAGACCGCGAGGAGCGCCCCGACGTGGACGGGATTTACATGAGCGCGGTGCAGGCGCTGACCGGCTCCGGCGGCTGGCCGATGACGGTGTTCGCCCTGCCCAGCGGCGAGCCATTTTATGCCGGAACGTATTTTCCGCCGCAAGACCGCCAGGGCCTGCCCAGCTTTGCCCGCTTGCTGAGCAGCATGGCGACGACTTGGCAAGAGCAGCGGGAGAAAATTCTGGGCAACGCTGAGGCCGTTACCGCCCACTTGAGAGAGCAGACGCCGCCGCAAACCGAGTCGCCGCTGCCGGAAGACTTTCTGGCGCAGGGTGTGGAGAACCTCGGCCGGGTCTACGACGCCCGCTACGGCGGATTTGGCCGCGCTCCCAAGTTTCCCGCGCCGACTACGCTCAGCTTCTTGCTGACCCAGCCGGAGGGGCGGGACATGGCGCTGGCGACCCTGACCATGATGGGACGCGGCGGTATCTACGACCAGCTCGGCGGCGGCTGGCACCGCTACAGCGTGGATCAGTACTGGTTGGTGCCGCACTTCGAGAAGATGCTCTACGACAACGCCCAACTGACGCGCACACTGCTCAGCGCTTATCAGGTCAGCCAAAACCCTGATTTCTTGCGCCTCGCCCGCGAAACCCTGAACTACTTGGAGCGCGAAATGCTGGGGCCGGAGGGGGGGTTTTACAGCGCCCAAGACGCTGACCAAAACGGCATCGAAGGCCAGTTCTTTGTCTGGACGCCGCAGGAACTCAAGCTTCTGGGCGAGGACGCCGAGTGGGTTCAGGCTTACTTCGGCGTGACGCCGGAAGGCAACTTCCAAGACCCGCACCGTCCCGAATTTGGGCGGCGCAGCGTGCTGAGCATGCCGAAAGACCTCGGCGTGCTGGCCGCCGAACTGGGCCGAGACGAAACGGAGCTGAGTGGGAAGCTGGCCCATGCCAAACTACTCCTCTTTGGAGAGCGCCAAAAGCGCACGCCCCCCGGCACCGACGACAAAATTCTGACCTCATG from Deinococcus detaillensis includes these protein-coding regions:
- a CDS encoding acyltransferase, producing MSAPDLTPLPSTEQPLEQARTALTPVDYFRGLAILEVVLHHSSGAARDYAADGSAALLFLTVLNRVLHFAVPGFLFLSAAVLTRSLLKSPNFGRYFWRRIVRGAWPYLLWTVLYLLWSAWLGDRPWDDLLKPGKWQLWLGYGKGNYHLYFLLVALESYVVLPFLLPLARGRLRISAALGLGLAVQVGIYWLNKYALHLLYPASTALWYLAPVILGTAVGARWNEFQDWWTLRRSRVLLFTAAALALHLPLALAFLDGARINPWLYSASGWAYTTPMALVVLGAGYSLWRRGRLKWVGVLGGFSLQIYLIHPAILEGLESLLPTEGVAGLGAAPALPMFALMVLMSLALPFGIAKLLARLRLSGLFFGR
- a CDS encoding transglutaminase-like domain-containing protein, which translates into the protein MSAPAPALPLTEIIRVRVGFSLTFDVPFPTPMLFVVEPQERPGQRLLESRRLIEPGAGVTHLHRYFDAHGNVIWRMLAQPGTLTISHDVMAEVSGRPDPQFPDLPKTLVEDLPDDTLRFLLPSRYADSDLLAAEAWERFGHIQGGWAQVQAISDHLYGSCMYGVGSNSTTTAQQAYASGKAVCRDFAHMGVAFCRALNIPARYACGYLGDIGIPPDGVPMDFHAWFEAYLGGQWRTFDARHNKPRIGRILIATGRDAADVAFTTTFGAARLTQMTVWADQVPLDAELPEDGRPHDYWE
- a CDS encoding thioredoxin domain-containing protein, which encodes MNRPPNRLAQESSPYLRQHQDNPVDWYPWGEEAFAAARERDVPLLLSVGYSTCHWCHVMAHESFENEQIAEFMNAHFVNIKIDREERPDVDGIYMSAVQALTGSGGWPMTVFALPSGEPFYAGTYFPPQDRQGLPSFARLLSSMATTWQEQREKILGNAEAVTAHLREQTPPQTESPLPEDFLAQGVENLGRVYDARYGGFGRAPKFPAPTTLSFLLTQPEGRDMALATLTMMGRGGIYDQLGGGWHRYSVDQYWLVPHFEKMLYDNAQLTRTLLSAYQVSQNPDFLRLARETLNYLEREMLGPEGGFYSAQDADQNGIEGQFFVWTPQELKLLGEDAEWVQAYFGVTPEGNFQDPHRPEFGRRSVLSMPKDLGVLAAELGRDETELSGKLAHAKLLLFGERQKRTPPGTDDKILTSWNGLALGAFAEAARITTEPHFLEIANHNAEFVWNHLRDSDGGLLHTYKSGVAKVRGLLEDQALYGLGLVSLYQAGGDLKHLHWARELWQCCAAHFWDEDAGLFYSTGGPAEKLLTRQAQAFDSAVMSDNAAAALLGMWMSRYFAGETEGERLARRTVQTFGDQMLSAAGGFGGLWQVAAFLDSPHTEVALLGTPEQRRPLEVELARHFLPFSVLAPAAIGGGLEVLEHRSGAGVAYVCVNRACDLPTSQVDVLAQQLGKISG